Sequence from the Lacerta agilis isolate rLacAgi1 chromosome 6, rLacAgi1.pri, whole genome shotgun sequence genome:
CAAATATTTGCATTCAATCTTTGAATCAAATCCAAAGTTAGAGAATGCTATAACTGGTTTCCTTGAATGTCCAGAGACACCATGGCAACCATCTTGGTTTAGAGCTGCCTTTTGCAAAGCTTAAAGTAACAATGTTACTTCATCAAAAATATAATGCAACAAGTTGGCTGAACAACCCCAGTGACAGATAATGATGTGATTTGTGATGTCATCTCACTTTGTTCATTTTTTATGAACTATTGATTCCATTCTGCTTTGCAGCTTGTTCTCTTTCATAAGATTTTGTGTTTTCAAAAACTTTGATATGTATTTCACAACATGAATTTGGCCATGTAGAGATAATACAGATTGGTTTACATAATTTTACTACAGATATACAGTATACATCACTGCAGAAAGGATATGATTTGGGTAAAAGGAAGCTAATATAACAGGATTTGTTATTATGGGGGGATacaattcccccccaaaagatGGTCTAGGCATCATAATCTAATGAATGCTCACAGAATCTCACTCATGTGCACCCACTTAGATGAGAGCACAAAATAACGAATCACATGATATTTTgtaagtaatttaaaaaaaatgcaaactttgtTCACATACCTAGTGACAGATGACACATAAACATGACAGATCAAAGAAAGAGACATACATGGAGCATTGGATTCTGCCATCATGACATTATCTGATGTTTTGACCTTATTAGTCTGTATCAAAGAGGTCTTTAAAAGATCTCAGAAATGTAGATTACACAAACTGATTGCTACAGCAACTTGTTTCATTTAAAATCACCCCAGACAAACAATAATAACGGATATATGTACGTTTAATCTCTTTGGCAGGGAAGTGATTTGTGGAAAGCTTAAATAGATCTTCCTTAAATGTTAAACATCCTATTTTAGTGTCTACATTTTTTTTATCCTCATCAGCTAGTTTAATGCACTCCCACTATAATTTCTATGATTATCCTAGCCTGAGAACACTTTAGAGTACTCAAAAACACTCAGTTTGGACTATCATTATGTGTGGAAAGGGAACGGTGTTCTATGCAGCGAACCATTTCTTTTAGCTAAATAGCGAACTAATGGTACCATGGAATCCTTCCCTGCTATGTTTTGACAAAGAGACATGTTTAATTACAAAACATCCTGTTattgacaagggggggggggtggaggtggaaTACCAGCAAAAGTGCATCTCTCTTCAGATGCTAGCTGTTTGCCAACATTCTTGAGACTCGTTTTATTAACTTTTAATAGCAACTCTGTATCATGACATTATAGCATCATTTTTATAAGTACCTATATCCTCCCTGAAACCGATATGATACATGTTGTATTATTTAGGGTAAAATATTATAACCATGCTAAAACAATATTCAACACAGATTACATGCATTCTTTCCCTCACCTTCAacatttgtaaataatttttgatgtgTCTCATTTTGTTGGAAGCATACAATAAGTAAAGTGGACATTTGTACACATTATCAAATTTCCCCATCATTTTACACCAGTGTCTTAATACATCCTTTTAAACACCATCCTCCTTCAAAACATCCTTTTATAACAATCACTTGAATTTATGTGTGTGCTGATCTTTTTTCTGTCCCGCTTCCATCCTAGCTGTCTATGACTTGCTGAATCATTTAGCTGCTTTTATCACTAAAGAAGGCCAAAATATAGCTGAGAACTAGGTATTTTAGAGATGAAAGTACCGGTACTCAATGTCTAGATCATAATATGGTGACATTCCAACACtgattgaaaaccactggttaGAAGTTTACCATTCATTCAAGCATATCTCCTAAGCTTTATTAATGTTTTCATATTCGTATGTTTCCGAGAGCACAGAAAATCCCCAAGTTACAATTGCTCACAGTTTTTTTTGAAAAACGAAGTACGTCTTAATAGTTTTAACCTGTGATAGCTTGCATGTTCATGCACAGTATGAAAGCATTTCAAAGCAACAGCAACGCTATACTAAGTCTAGCGATCAAGCATCATGAAAGCAATTGCTAAATGCTTAAAAATCAAAAGCCACATGAATTCCCAGGCAGAAGCACACTGTTTACATTTTTTAGTCTTGTATACAAGATTTTAATTTTGTTACATGTGGAGATCATGGAAGGCTAGATAGCTTTAAATAGCTGGAAAAGAAGCAACTAATGGTTACTAAAATCTcatatggggggggagagagaaaatgtgtttcCAGCAACTAAAACCCACCTGAAATgttaaatttttgtttttttgtttttaaaagttgttaaTTCACCAGGATTCCTGTGAAGTTTGGGAACAAGTAGAAATGTCCCAGGGGCTATGAATTCCCTACTGTTGACTAGATTTGCACCTGTCTGAGCTATTTAGACACATGAACCACAATACAACACCAGGTTCATAACATACTTAAGCCCATGTATTTGCATTGGTTCAATGCAGTgccttttttaagaaaaaagggtgctagtactcaccatgaaagtattacagtaagtgctacacttttaacatgggtgtgtgtgtgtgtgtgtgtcagtactATGTACCTTTGAGTAAccccagaaaagaagcactgaTTCAATGCATAATTCTGTGTTGTGATGTTAACATGATGTTATAATGGTCACAAATCTTGATTGATCCATGAGCTGTTGGCGCAAACTGGGCCATTTCCCTGTTAATAAGCCAGTTCTGTTCTCTAAAACCTTACCATATCTCAATAAATTGTTTTCAATACCTATCCGGATTGAAACAGGGGTGAAGGAACAATCTAAATGTCACAATGTCACAAGAACCCAATTCACcatgctttctcccccccccccttttaaaaaaagaacagtttAAAATGTTTCAGGCATACAGTACACTGTTCCTCAGAGGCATTTCTTAATGCATGAAAAATGTTAAGCATGGATCGCCAGGACTTTTGTTCATTGCTAACTCTACATGTTTGGCATTTGTCCTCTCATACTCATCCCAAGCAGACATTCCTGTGCTTGGGATGAGTATATCTGTGCTCATAGGATGGGCAATGAACAAACGGAGTATGTTCTAGACATCTGAAAAAGTTCTTAAAGTCCTAGAAAATCCACTTGAGTTGACTGTAAGAATATAGCCTGAAAgacagttgctgctgctgaaaattattattaacattgtcatttatttatttattaaatttgtatgctgccatcCATCTGAAGAGCCCAGGCTGGATCATCAATACAATTGTAAGCACTGCTGTGCTTAAGCTGACATCTTTGAAAAAGAGCAGGTGCTCAAACTATGTATCTGCTTGATTTTAattacaatttaaattttttttaaaaaaaaaaattagttcattGTACCCTTCAGTTatttcccactccccccccttttcaccttCTGCCAGGGTCAGACCCTCTTCTTTCATTTCAATCCTTATTTGACTTTAATAACATTTAAACTCCTGTTGAAGGCAATGTGAAAAGCACCCAGATAAAAGTAAGAGTGGATTCTTTAAACCAACGCAAAAATGAAGATTCTTACAGATCCCTGCTCCTTATGCCGAAATTGGAAGCAGAATGGATTGCAAGTAATGCCAGggttaaaacaacagcaacaactaagATCTCATTTTGAACAACAATATGGACCAGATGTCACTGCTGCAAAGCCATCATGACGTTCTGTACATATAAATGTTGGAAGTTGTGCACAAGACAgcattgaaagaaaaagaaacagacctCAATAGCTGCTGAAGCTTAGGTCTCTGTTTCAGAAAAGGAAACCAGCTTGCAACCTCAACCCACCAATCAGCTCACGTGACCTTTGGTCAGGAAAGAGAAGTGAAGCACTTACCCAAGAGTTGTCATGGTGACAATAGTGTACCAAAAAGAAGCTGGGATGCTGGTGAACTTGCTGGCTGAAGATCCTTTCTCTGCATAAAACATCACAGTAGCAAAGATGATGATTGCCATAGTGAGAGAAAATAGAAGAAAACCAAGCTCTGAGGCACAGCTCTTCAGAGTGTACCCCAGGATTCGCAAGCCTTGGGAATGACGGGAGAACTTGAAAATCCGGAACACCCTGAAAACCCTCAGAGTCACAAAGGCTCCACTGACATCTTCATTGTCTGTCATCACCAAACCAATATAGTACGGCATGATGGCCACCACATCGATGATGCTCATGACACTCCTGATGAACCTGTAGCGGCTGGGAGCTGCAAAGAGTCGCATAAGGTATTCAACTGTAAAAATCATAACACAAGCTGTGTCCAAGCAGAAAAAAGCCATTTCGTACCTTTCTCCACATGGTAGTTCCTTATTGCCAGGGATTGTTCCACATGGTACAGTCTCCACTACATTGGTGATCACAGAGACAGCAATAAAGAAGCCGGTGACATAGTAAAAGACTAAGGCTAAGGTGCTGGTATGGGGGTTCTCAAAGGCTCGCCACATGGTTTGCCGGAAGCTCAGAGCTGGCATAGACTCTTGCTTATTTTCAGAGTCACTGTCATCCATCAACCGCTCAGCATTTTCCCGTTTCCTGTCTTTGTACTCTTCATAGCAGCAGTCCCCAATGATATCGGGTAGGATCCCATAAAAGGCAAGCTCCTCATCATAGGCTGAGATGCATTCATACCTTGGGTAGTGCAGTTTTCCAGTCCTGTAAAAATTTAAGATACACCTAAAGACATCAGGGTCCCGGTCGAAAAAGTATTCCTTTGTGTCTTCGTTAAAGAAGAACTCTTTTTCTGTGCTGCCAAGCAGAGTGTCAGGGTACCTCTCCAAGGTAGTCCTCCAGGTCTGGAAGCGCCTACCACTCACATTCAGAATGATGAGCTCATCCTGTCGTTTGTTTTTATCCGTTGGGGCCAGTGGCATAGGACAGTTGGCAACTGGCATCCATCCTATGGCAGCTGCTCTGGCAAAGGGCAGCCATGCTGCTACACCCGCAGCCATGATGGATCTGATGGAAGAAGACAGCTCTTCTAAAAACTGCTTGACTTCAGTTCAATTCCATctacaaatacaattaaacaaaATTCAGAGTGAGTGGCCCCTTTGCCTTTGATGCTATCTTTATAAAGATTTAAGACAGTTTCtgccaacacagtgccctccaaatattttggacaagaacctccaccagccccagccagcatggccaatgataatGGATGGTGGGAGTTTCCTCCAAAACATCTGCATTAGGTTGGTTTAAGTCCTGGTTTAAGTCCTTCACTATTTCTTGGTTAGATAGTAGAGCAAAATGTTTTCAAACATGCAAACTAGGTGAGGCAGATTTTCAGTGGCAACCACTGTACATTAAGTCTACCTGGTGACATCTTGAAAAAGACTCCTGCTGCCTTCTTAAAGATTCATAAGGAATTGTTTAGTCATATCCCATGGATAAGCaaccctctctctcaaaaagcTGACTGCAATCTCCTTAACTGGATCCCTGCCAATTTTGGTTCATAGCCTATTTCCAATGGTAGAAATATTGGAAAGGGGTTTCTTAGGCAGCAAGACAGAAGTAGCcaggtttctgctgctccagggattgGGCTCTCTGTGTTGATTCCACCCCTCCCTCCACCCGCAGTAAAAATTCCTGTGATAGCCAAACTTTACTGCTTAGAACAATGAATGTTTTAAAGCACTCATGATAATCAGCATGGAAAAAGTTATGGCATTATTACTGGTAGAATTTTTGAACAGTCAATTATTCCtcattaaaagcatttaaaaacagcatCAACACACTAATTTAAATTTGCTTCCTcatgggacttccggcggctgacgccattgcgggtggtcgtgggttgcttcggctgcgaagcacccagtccatcccgggggttaggagccccgctaccgcaaagcggggctccggttggggtgcgggaagagcgtcccgctccctgggctccccggctgtgcccgttgtggctccgaacccttcccccgctccccctgtaaagggggagtgggggtgaagggacgacggagccgggctataggggacatgccccaaccgggatgtaaatgcggcgacaaagcctgtgatgagcgtctaagttctacctgtctttagtgagtgtaaagaacccagaggcggtgagtaattgattgactctttgtatctctggaacgatctgggggaaagaagaaaggcagcccgcctccctcccttcggcggatgaaaggaattaaccctttaagtgactgctgccacaataattgatagaaagtatctggaaattgaaaactgagactgttgagatttcccttcgggggttaactgggggaaaaatatctccacttgaagttttggtctttatactccggcatcggagaaatggcggcgacttggactttcgtgggaaaaagttgaaacaaaggaaggaagagagaggaactgaaacttgatacccatcctcccccccaagatgctggacttcgcgctcgcgctggcattgaattctgatttggaggatgaggaaatgctcactgtctttcaactggaactgcttaatcgaaaactacaagccttgagtggaattataaatggaaagaacttattttccacagaagaggcttttcaaaagttctacacaatggaaacaaacttttgcaaagagctgggagaggtgtttgaaggatggtctgagatggctgggcaactccgaatggaaggggggccggtttctgggggtggcagccctggaacgggaagatttacaatatccagactccgaggtggcagctcgggggcaagggacatagaattaagatttctacaagaagaagaagtatggcacaaagaaacggagaaacccagaatagaggggatgaatatcctgaagctcgatgcaaggtttgttgggaatgcagcctggatctgtggacatccagaagaagataattggagatccggtcctggtgaaagacagaaaaagacaatggacagagggggagtgggttgaagtattaaatgtataatctgaatggtctgccacggtatccgaaatcggagtgtgaagtctgttaattacaagtttattttaaataagtaaggagatattgaattttaagttaaaagcagcatgataaaggacagaagaattaagtttagctataagaatatttggtcaagatttaggttataatgcaaagactaagacaattgtgttttttctttttaagtaaagttaatttttttatagagaaaagttgttaaggaaatagtatattgatttaaaaccgaaggtgtataggcgggggaagtcaaacgtcaagattcagaactagaaaattttttttttgtaaggtatacagataagaagaagaatcctgacattatgtgtatctgtatttgttttggtatttgtaggtgtggggttgggtttttgttatattatgaaaatgtcaataaattctgttaaaaaaataaataaataaatttgcttccTCACAAACAAGCTTAAGATATCATTCCCAGGTGTAAACAATGGGTCCTGATTTAGAAACTCGGAAGCGCAACAAGACATTTCACAAAACGTGTTCTCTATGTGGAAAAACAACTCCTAGTGGCTCATATTCACATTTAGAAGTATGTGGGGTAGCCTATCCTCATGTGACCTGCGTGGTAGTACCCATTGTTCCACATGAATATGCTGTCCAGTAGAACATTCCCCCAACTTTGTAAGTTCCCCCGGGAGTGACCTATATGTCAAGCAGACAAAAACCTGGCTGTGCTAATtttgtagaagagaagaagaagagtttggatttgatatcccgctttatcactacccgaaggagtctcaaagcggctaacattctcctttcccttcctcccccccaacaaacactctgtgaggtgagtggggctgagagacttcaaagaagtgtgactagcccaaggtcacccagcagctgcatgtggaggagcagagacacgaacccggttccccagattacgagtctaccgctcttaaccactacaccacactggctcttgtatatgcacacacacttgTATATGCAGAGCAGTTGTTCCAGTAGCACAACTTTTTCATCATGCATGTAAAGTAATTTCTGGAGCAGATCATATATGATCACTCCAAATATAGCTGTCGGAAGGGTCTAAAAGTGCTAATTTATTTTACTGGATGACTCATCAGTAATCTGTCACAACTGCAAGACCAAGATTGATTTCGAATAATCACAGTAAGTGCAATGACAATGCTAATAAAATAGCAGGATATTGTGAGACAAGAACTAACTACCAGCAAGTGTTACTATCAGCTGAAAGGTTTATTGAAGTCATACATATTCAGGGGCCACTTCATTATCCAGACAGTGGTCTAGTGGCTGCAGAAACTGATTCCCTCAGTAGAGAGACTGGCATTTGTTGGGCTAATGCTGAATCCTTAGGGATTAGAGAGGGCTATGTACATGCTTATGGTAGGCACTGTTTCCTCTGCCAAGAGAAAATGCACACCTCTCCCTAATCCCTGGGGATTCAGCACTAGCCCACCAGATGCCAGCTTGCCTACCGATTTGCTTACGGCAATAACAGGCATATTAATAATGCGTTACAGGCTACTGAATTATGAATTTCTATTAGAGAAAGCACACATTACCAACAGGGAAAGTCAGGCATAAGCAccattgaaatcagtgtgacTCAAAAGCACAGTTATGTGCATAAACTTTCAATGTGTTTCAAGTGTGTCTAGCTGGATTGCGCATAGCTTTCTAAGCCATGCATTAGGATAGCTGGACTATCTAAAAAGAATGAGCAGGGTTTTCAGTTTTGCCTATTAACACATTAATGATGAGCATAGTAATTTGTGAAAGTGGCTTGGAAAGATGTTGCATAGGGAGATAAATTATACAATGGAAATATGTGCATGTTTTCCcataaataagtcccattgatttcaaggggaCTTGCTTGCAAGCCTTTTTGGGTCAtatttatgcatatttactcagaggtaagcacAGGAAGGATCTCACCTTTGCAGTATAATGACATCAAAGCATCATTATAGATACATTTATACCTGCCTGCATAGTAACCAGCTGTAGTGTTGGTTCATATAAACACTGGATTTTTAATTGGTTAATTACTAGTGTAGCTGGCTA
This genomic interval carries:
- the KCND3 gene encoding potassium voltage-gated channel subfamily D member 3 isoform X2; this encodes MAAGVAAWLPFARAAAIGWMPVANCPMPLAPTDKNKRQDELIILNVSGRRFQTWRTTLERYPDTLLGSTEKEFFFNEDTKEYFFDRDPDVFRCILNFYRTGKLHYPRYECISAYDEELAFYGILPDIIGDCCYEEYKDRKRENAERLMDDSDSENKQESMPALSFRQTMWRAFENPHTSTLALVFYYVTGFFIAVSVITNVVETVPCGTIPGNKELPCGERYEMAFFCLDTACVMIFTVEYLMRLFAAPSRYRFIRSVMSIIDVVAIMPYYIGLVMTDNEDVSGAFVTLRVFRVFRIFKFSRHSQGLRILGYTLKSCASELGFLLFSLTMAIIIFATVMFYAEKGSSASKFTSIPASFWYTIVTMTTLGYGDMVPKTIAGKIFGSICSLSGVLVIALPVPVIVSNFSRIYHQNQRADKRRAQKKARLARIRVAKTGSSNAYLHSKRNGLLNEALELTGSMKDEHHISKATSIIESQHHHLLHCLEKTTGLSYLGDDPLLSVRTSTFKNHEFIDEQMFEQNCLESSMQNYPSSRSPSLSSHQGLSTSCCSRRSKKTTHLPNSSVPATRLRSMQELSTIHIQCSEQPSLTTSRSSLNMKSDDGLRPNCKASQITTAIISIPTPPALTPEGESRPAPSSPGHSTNITATSSNIVKVSAL
- the KCND3 gene encoding potassium voltage-gated channel subfamily D member 3 isoform X1 — its product is MAAGVAAWLPFARAAAIGWMPVANCPMPLAPTDKNKRQDELIILNVSGRRFQTWRTTLERYPDTLLGSTEKEFFFNEDTKEYFFDRDPDVFRCILNFYRTGKLHYPRYECISAYDEELAFYGILPDIIGDCCYEEYKDRKRENAERLMDDSDSENKQESMPALSFRQTMWRAFENPHTSTLALVFYYVTGFFIAVSVITNVVETVPCGTIPGNKELPCGERYEMAFFCLDTACVMIFTVEYLMRLFAAPSRYRFIRSVMSIIDVVAIMPYYIGLVMTDNEDVSGAFVTLRVFRVFRIFKFSRHSQGLRILGYTLKSCASELGFLLFSLTMAIIIFATVMFYAEKGSSASKFTSIPASFWYTIVTMTTLGYGDMVPKTIAGKIFGSICSLSGVLVIALPVPVIVSNFSRIYHQNQRADKRRAQKKARLARIRVAKTGSSNAYLHSKRNGLLNEALELTGSMKDEHHISKATSIIESQHHHLLHCLEKTTNHEFIDEQMFEQNCLESSMQNYPSSRSPSLSSHQGLSTSCCSRRSKKTTHLPNSSVPATRLRSMQELSTIHIQCSEQPSLTTSRSSLNMKSDDGLRPNCKASQITTAIISIPTPPALTPEGESRPAPSSPGHSTNITATSSNIVKVSAL